From Pseudonocardia autotrophica, one genomic window encodes:
- a CDS encoding MarR family winged helix-turn-helix transcriptional regulator, with the protein MSDEHDPATYRRYLAAVVRFHLHAAERSGIGSTDYQAASLLELDGPTTTGALGGRLGLTAGSATRVVDRLVAAGLARRVADPDDRRRVLVEHTGVLPDGLAALLDRVRAPLGELLAGLPAPERAGIERYLTVAERVYREALDGRDATLE; encoded by the coding sequence ATGAGCGATGAGCACGACCCGGCGACCTATCGTCGCTATCTCGCCGCCGTCGTCCGGTTCCACCTGCATGCGGCCGAGCGGTCCGGAATCGGGTCGACCGACTACCAGGCGGCGAGCCTGCTGGAGCTGGACGGTCCGACGACCACCGGAGCCCTCGGCGGGCGGCTCGGGCTGACGGCGGGCTCGGCGACCCGGGTGGTGGATCGCCTGGTGGCCGCGGGGCTGGCCCGGCGGGTCGCCGATCCGGACGATCGGCGGCGGGTGCTGGTCGAGCACACCGGCGTGCTGCCGGACGGGCTGGCCGCGCTGCTGGACCGGGTCCGCGCGCCGCTGGGGGAGCTGCTGGCCGGGCTCCCGGCGCCGGAGCGGGCCGGGATCGAGCGGTACCTGACGGTGGCCGAACGCGTGTACCGCGAGGCGCTCGACGGGCGGGATGCGACCCTGGAATGA
- a CDS encoding LLM class flavin-dependent oxidoreductase — protein sequence MSEIEFGLDTFGDVPTDDQGVLLPHPQAIRQVVDEVVLADQAGVDVVALGEHHRPEYSISTPETVLAGIASRTSRIRLSSGVTVLSSDDPVRVYQRFATLDALSDGRAEVIVGRGSFTESFPLFGYDMSDYEVLFDEKLDLFVKLLDEKPVTWQGTTRAGLDSVEVFPKAGRRIPVWVGVGGSPESVVRTAHHDLGLMLAIIGGPPERFAPYVDLYHRAVEQFGNPARPVGMHAPGFVAATDEEAREVFYPPYKAQMDLIGAQRGWPPMARERFEAEIEQGALHVGSPETVARKIADSVRAVGAERFDLIYTVGPQPVSARRKAVELYGTQVIPKVRELLA from the coding sequence ATGAGCGAGATCGAGTTCGGACTGGACACCTTCGGCGACGTCCCGACGGACGACCAGGGTGTGCTGCTCCCGCATCCACAGGCGATCCGACAGGTGGTCGACGAGGTGGTGCTGGCCGACCAGGCCGGCGTCGACGTCGTCGCACTGGGGGAGCACCACCGCCCCGAGTACTCGATCTCCACGCCGGAGACCGTGCTCGCCGGGATCGCCAGCCGGACCTCCCGGATCCGGCTGTCCTCCGGCGTGACGGTGCTGAGCTCCGACGACCCGGTACGGGTGTACCAGCGGTTCGCCACACTCGACGCGCTGTCCGACGGCCGCGCCGAGGTGATCGTCGGGCGCGGGTCGTTCACCGAGTCGTTCCCGCTGTTCGGCTACGACATGAGCGACTACGAGGTGCTGTTCGACGAGAAGCTGGACCTGTTCGTCAAGCTCCTCGACGAGAAGCCCGTCACCTGGCAGGGCACCACCCGGGCCGGGCTGGACTCCGTCGAGGTGTTCCCGAAGGCGGGCCGCCGGATTCCGGTCTGGGTCGGCGTCGGCGGCTCCCCGGAGTCGGTCGTCCGCACCGCCCACCACGACCTGGGCCTGATGCTGGCCATCATCGGCGGCCCGCCCGAGCGGTTCGCACCGTACGTGGATCTCTACCACCGTGCGGTCGAGCAGTTCGGGAACCCGGCGCGCCCGGTCGGTATGCACGCACCCGGCTTCGTCGCGGCCACCGACGAGGAGGCCCGCGAGGTCTTCTACCCGCCGTACAAGGCGCAGATGGATCTGATCGGGGCCCAGCGCGGCTGGCCGCCGATGGCCCGGGAGCGGTTCGAGGCCGAGATCGAGCAGGGCGCGCTGCACGTGGGGTCCCCGGAGACGGTGGCCCGCAAGATCGCCGACTCGGTGCGCGCGGTCGGCGCCGAGCGCTTCGATCTCATCTACACCGTCGGGCCGCAGCCGGTGTCGGCACGGCGCAAGGCCGTGGAGCTCTACGGGACGCAGGTCATCCCGAAGGTCCGGGAGCTGCTGGCCTGA
- a CDS encoding LysR family transcriptional regulator — protein sequence MITWDRLRVFAVVAEHGSVGGAAAALHITGPAVTQQLRRLEREAGTRLVEPDGRGIRLTAAGHVLAGHAASIAGAVADAERDLAALQDEVAGPLRIGSVASALRALLPEVLGALAAEHPRLIPTVQDGEVVDLLPALRSRDLDAVLLESWTHHPARLPPGVRVTTLVTEPVLLAVPQGHRVADRDPAPLGELAGEVWASSPAGTEPYEALVQLLRANDVEPEIRYLFADFTTQLALVRAGLAVAVVPGVAVTPPPDGVRFLSCTPAIGRSLVLATREQDAALPPLRALGTALRTAAGRAVAAAPDPGSGSGGRDRDTDTDTARIRPAAPGPSG from the coding sequence GTGATCACGTGGGACCGGCTCCGGGTGTTCGCCGTCGTCGCCGAGCACGGTTCGGTCGGCGGGGCGGCCGCCGCACTGCACATCACCGGCCCGGCCGTCACCCAGCAGCTGCGCAGGCTGGAGCGGGAGGCCGGTACCCGTCTGGTGGAGCCGGACGGCCGGGGCATCCGGCTGACCGCGGCCGGGCATGTCCTCGCCGGGCACGCGGCGTCGATCGCCGGTGCGGTCGCCGACGCCGAACGCGATCTGGCCGCTCTGCAGGACGAGGTGGCCGGGCCGCTGCGGATCGGTTCGGTCGCCTCCGCGTTGCGCGCGCTGCTCCCCGAGGTCCTCGGCGCGCTGGCGGCCGAGCACCCGCGTCTGATCCCGACCGTGCAGGACGGCGAGGTGGTCGATCTGCTGCCCGCGCTGCGCTCCCGCGACCTGGACGCGGTGCTGCTGGAGAGCTGGACGCACCACCCGGCCCGGCTCCCGCCGGGCGTCCGGGTGACGACGCTGGTCACCGAGCCGGTACTGCTCGCCGTCCCGCAGGGGCACCGGGTCGCCGATCGCGATCCGGCGCCGCTGGGCGAGCTGGCCGGTGAGGTGTGGGCGTCCAGCCCGGCCGGCACCGAGCCCTACGAGGCGCTGGTGCAGCTGCTGCGGGCGAACGACGTCGAGCCCGAGATCCGCTACCTGTTCGCGGACTTCACCACCCAGCTCGCGCTGGTGCGGGCCGGGCTGGCGGTCGCGGTGGTGCCCGGGGTCGCCGTGACCCCGCCGCCGGACGGGGTGCGGTTCCTGTCCTGCACCCCGGCGATCGGGCGGTCCCTGGTACTGGCCACCCGCGAGCAGGACGCGGCGCTGCCCCCGTTGCGTGCGCTCGGCACCGCGCTGCGGACAGCGGCCGGACGAGCGGTCGCCGCCGCCCCGGACCCGGGATCCGGGTCCGGGGGCAGAGACAGAGACACAGACACAGACACAGCCCGGATCAGGCCAGCAGCTCCCGGACCTTCGGGATGA
- a CDS encoding DMT family transporter — translation MTAPAASRVPAPLPTDPRAAVALLAGASVLAWTGILVALSGADPATASFWRCVLALVVLVPWALAEYRRHGPVAPAAAGWALLSGVLLGADFLLWTRAVLDAGSGIANVVLNVQVLALPLIAFLVAGERMARRQLLAAPVLLGGILLAGGVLGAGVGGPAPVRGAVLGTLAGIAYAGFLYLNRQVSRRNPRHLVTPVALATVGAGVTCGLVGVAGAGIAVALPAASWAWLILLALAGQVVAWVLIGRGTAGMAPGAAGALLLAHPVLSVLLGMLVLDERPTGWQLAGCALVVLTVAAVARPARSSEDRAARTPGHDEGSTDSTGSTDSAGDSAGGENAGAGVTAEPAAQSSMRSAPV, via the coding sequence GTGACCGCTCCCGCCGCATCCCGCGTCCCCGCGCCCCTGCCCACCGATCCGCGTGCGGCCGTCGCGTTGCTCGCCGGGGCGTCGGTGCTCGCGTGGACCGGGATCCTGGTCGCGCTGTCCGGAGCCGACCCGGCCACCGCGTCGTTCTGGCGCTGCGTGCTCGCGCTGGTGGTGCTGGTTCCGTGGGCGCTGGCGGAGTACCGCAGGCACGGCCCGGTGGCGCCGGCCGCGGCCGGCTGGGCGCTGCTCTCCGGGGTGCTGCTGGGGGCCGACTTCCTGCTCTGGACGCGGGCGGTGCTCGACGCCGGATCCGGGATCGCGAACGTGGTCCTCAACGTGCAGGTGCTGGCGCTGCCGCTGATCGCCTTCCTGGTCGCGGGGGAGCGGATGGCGCGCAGGCAGCTGCTCGCCGCGCCGGTGCTGCTCGGCGGGATCCTGCTGGCCGGCGGCGTACTCGGCGCCGGTGTGGGCGGCCCGGCGCCGGTCCGCGGCGCGGTGCTCGGCACGCTCGCCGGGATCGCCTACGCCGGGTTCCTGTACCTGAACCGCCAGGTGTCCCGGCGCAACCCGCGGCACCTGGTCACCCCGGTCGCGCTGGCGACCGTCGGTGCGGGCGTGACCTGCGGACTCGTCGGCGTCGCGGGTGCCGGGATCGCGGTCGCCCTGCCCGCCGCGAGCTGGGCCTGGCTGATCCTGCTGGCGCTGGCCGGGCAGGTGGTGGCCTGGGTGCTGATCGGGCGGGGGACCGCCGGGATGGCGCCGGGCGCGGCGGGTGCCCTGCTGCTGGCACATCCGGTGCTGTCGGTGCTGCTGGGCATGCTGGTGCTCGACGAGCGGCCGACCGGATGGCAGCTGGCCGGCTGCGCGCTCGTCGTGCTGACGGTCGCCGCGGTGGCCCGCCCGGCCCGGTCGTCGGAGGACCGAGCCGCACGCACGCCCGGCCACGACGAGGGCAGCACGGACAGCACGGGCAGCACAGACAGCGCGGGGGACAGCGCGGGCGGTGAGAACGCCGGCGCCGGCGTGACAGCCGAGCCGGCTGCTCAGAGCTCGATGCGCTCGGCCCCGGTGTAG
- the fdhD gene encoding formate dehydrogenase accessory sulfurtransferase FdhD, giving the protein MGRLTVRRPVLRLNADGSTRQRPDTLVAEEPLEIRVDGKPLTVTMRTPGHDVELAHGFLLTEGVIGSGADLSTARYCDSLDEQGRNTYNVLDVGLAPGVEPPDVSLERNFYTTSSCGVCGKASLDAVKLKTRYSPATDPLRLPRTVLLELPDRLRERQKVFGSTGGLHAAALFDATGELLVAREDVGRHNAVDKVLGRMLMDGRVPAAGTVLMVSGRASFELVQKAVMAGVPALAAVSAPSSLAVELAEEAGITLVGFLRGATGNVYTGAERIEL; this is encoded by the coding sequence ATGGGACGGTTGACGGTCCGCCGCCCGGTACTGCGGCTCAATGCCGACGGCAGCACCCGGCAGCGCCCGGACACACTGGTGGCCGAGGAACCGCTGGAGATCCGGGTCGACGGGAAGCCGCTGACGGTCACCATGCGCACCCCCGGCCACGACGTCGAGCTCGCGCACGGCTTCCTGCTCACCGAGGGCGTGATCGGGTCGGGGGCGGACCTGTCGACGGCGCGCTACTGCGACTCGCTCGACGAGCAGGGCCGCAACACCTACAACGTGCTCGACGTGGGCCTGGCGCCCGGCGTCGAACCGCCGGACGTCTCGCTCGAGCGGAACTTCTACACGACGTCGTCCTGCGGGGTGTGCGGGAAGGCCTCGCTGGACGCGGTGAAGCTCAAGACCCGCTACTCCCCCGCCACCGACCCGCTGCGGCTGCCCCGAACCGTGCTGCTGGAGCTGCCGGACCGGCTGCGCGAGCGGCAGAAGGTGTTCGGGTCCACCGGCGGGCTGCACGCCGCCGCGCTGTTCGACGCCACCGGTGAGCTGCTGGTGGCCCGGGAGGACGTCGGCAGGCACAACGCGGTCGACAAGGTGCTCGGCCGGATGCTGATGGACGGCCGGGTGCCCGCCGCCGGGACGGTGCTGATGGTCTCCGGGCGGGCATCGTTCGAGCTGGTGCAGAAGGCCGTCATGGCCGGGGTACCCGCACTGGCCGCGGTCTCCGCGCCCTCCTCGCTGGCCGTCGAGCTGGCTGAGGAGGCCGGGATCACCCTGGTCGGGTTCCTCCGGGGTGCGACCGGCAACGTCTACACCGGGGCCGAGCGCATCGAGCTCTGA
- the mobA gene encoding molybdenum cofactor guanylyltransferase: MRGYGGRRAAAGIVLAGGRSSRMGVPKADLDWHGAALLTRTVAVLSRAVDGPLVVVRAAGQPLPELPGGTEVLDDPVPGLGPLPAIGIGLAAVADRVSAGFVASTDLPLLHPAFAARILDLLGEHDVALPVAHGHHQPLAAAYRTGLAPVITELTAAGEGRPPSLFGRVDVRRIEEETLRSDPVLARLDPDLDSLLNVNTPQEYTAALRRPSPAVKLHDARGTTTARAATVGELSGPVVAARDTVAPAGPLPDWFPLVTGDELGTG; encoded by the coding sequence GTGCGTGGCTACGGGGGGCGGCGGGCGGCGGCCGGGATCGTGCTGGCCGGCGGCCGGTCGTCGCGGATGGGGGTGCCGAAGGCCGATCTCGACTGGCACGGCGCCGCCCTGCTGACCCGGACCGTCGCCGTGCTCTCCCGGGCGGTGGACGGCCCGCTGGTGGTCGTCCGCGCGGCCGGCCAGCCGTTGCCGGAGCTGCCCGGTGGCACCGAGGTGCTCGACGATCCGGTGCCGGGCCTGGGCCCGCTGCCGGCGATCGGGATCGGACTGGCGGCGGTCGCGGACCGGGTGTCCGCCGGGTTCGTCGCCTCGACCGACCTGCCGCTGCTGCATCCGGCGTTCGCCGCGCGGATCCTGGACCTGCTGGGCGAGCACGACGTCGCGCTGCCGGTCGCACACGGCCACCACCAGCCCCTCGCGGCCGCCTACCGGACCGGGCTCGCCCCGGTGATCACCGAGCTGACTGCGGCCGGCGAGGGCCGGCCGCCCTCGCTGTTCGGCCGGGTCGACGTGCGCCGGATCGAGGAGGAGACGCTGCGGTCCGATCCGGTGCTCGCCCGGCTCGATCCCGACCTCGACTCGCTGCTCAACGTCAACACCCCGCAGGAGTACACCGCCGCGCTGCGCCGTCCGTCCCCCGCGGTGAAGCTGCACGACGCCCGCGGCACCACGACGGCACGGGCGGCGACGGTGGGCGAGCTGTCCGGGCCGGTCGTAGCGGCGCGGGACACCGTTGCTCCGGCCGGGCCGCTTCCGGACTGGTTCCCACTGGTCACCGGGGACGAGCTGGGAACCGGATGA
- a CDS encoding TetR/AcrR family transcriptional regulator, which produces MPRHKLLSDSEVLDHALELMHARGPQALTFAALARTSGLAPATLVQRFGSKAELLHGALLHAWDRLERRTAELGDAAAPTPAGAVAFLVGLSEQYGGIDNYADALLVLREDLLDPEVRTRGTAWHASLTTVLDGCLAGTPGAPPDIGEMVATYWQGSLLWWGFDPREPVVEHVERTLTRFLHSVLRLPTGDTGRA; this is translated from the coding sequence ATGCCCCGCCACAAGCTGCTGTCCGATTCCGAGGTCCTCGACCACGCACTGGAGCTGATGCATGCGCGCGGACCGCAGGCGCTCACGTTCGCCGCGCTGGCCAGGACGAGCGGGCTCGCCCCGGCCACCCTGGTGCAGCGCTTCGGGAGCAAGGCGGAACTGCTGCACGGGGCGCTGCTGCACGCCTGGGACCGGCTCGAACGGCGGACCGCCGAGCTCGGCGATGCGGCCGCCCCGACGCCGGCGGGCGCGGTCGCCTTCCTGGTGGGACTCTCCGAGCAGTACGGCGGGATCGACAACTACGCCGACGCCCTGCTGGTCCTGCGCGAGGACCTGCTCGATCCCGAGGTCCGGACCCGGGGCACGGCGTGGCACGCCTCGCTCACCACGGTGCTCGACGGCTGCCTGGCCGGGACCCCCGGTGCGCCGCCGGACATCGGCGAGATGGTCGCGACCTACTGGCAGGGCTCGCTGCTGTGGTGGGGATTCGACCCGCGCGAGCCGGTGGTCGAGCACGTCGAGCGGACGCTCACCCGGTTCCTGCACAGCGTGCTGCGACTGCCCACCGGAGACACCGGCCGAGCCTGA
- a CDS encoding SDR family oxidoreductase produces MTLSGRIALVAGATRGAGRGIAVELGAAGATVYCTGRTTRDRASEYGRPETIEDTAELVTAAGGTGIAVPTDHLDPDAVAALVDRIEREHGRLDVLVNDIWGGELMVEWDVPVWRHDLANGLRTLRLAIDTHLVTAHHALRLLSRTPGGLVVEVTDGTADYNAANYRLNVYYDLAKIAPIRLARSWAHELRGHDGTAVAVTPGWLRSEIMLETFGVTEDTWRDALERVPHFAISETPRFVGRGIAALAADPQRHRWSGRSTSSGELGREYGVDDLDGSRPDAWRYVVEVQDAGLPADTTGYR; encoded by the coding sequence ATGACACTCAGCGGGCGGATCGCGCTGGTCGCCGGGGCGACCCGCGGAGCGGGGCGCGGCATCGCGGTCGAACTGGGCGCGGCCGGGGCCACGGTGTACTGCACCGGCCGGACCACCCGCGACCGGGCGTCGGAGTACGGCAGGCCGGAGACGATCGAGGACACCGCGGAGCTCGTCACCGCGGCCGGCGGCACCGGGATCGCGGTCCCCACCGACCATCTCGACCCGGATGCGGTCGCCGCCCTGGTGGACCGCATCGAACGCGAGCACGGCCGGCTCGACGTCCTGGTCAACGACATCTGGGGCGGCGAGCTGATGGTCGAGTGGGACGTCCCGGTCTGGCGGCACGACCTGGCGAACGGTCTGCGCACCCTGCGCCTGGCGATCGATACGCACCTGGTCACCGCGCACCACGCCCTGCGGCTGCTGTCGCGCACGCCGGGCGGGCTCGTCGTCGAGGTCACCGACGGGACGGCCGACTACAACGCGGCGAACTACCGGCTCAACGTCTACTACGACCTGGCCAAGATCGCCCCGATCCGGCTCGCCCGATCCTGGGCGCACGAGCTGCGCGGGCACGACGGCACGGCCGTCGCCGTCACCCCGGGCTGGCTGCGGTCGGAGATCATGCTGGAGACCTTCGGCGTCACCGAGGACACCTGGCGCGACGCGCTGGAGCGGGTGCCGCACTTCGCGATCTCCGAGACGCCGCGGTTCGTCGGCCGGGGGATCGCGGCGCTGGCCGCCGACCCGCAGCGGCACCGGTGGAGCGGGCGCTCCACCTCCTCCGGTGAGCTCGGGCGGGAGTACGGGGTGGACGACCTGGACGGCTCCCGGCCGGACGCGTGGCGCTACGTGGTCGAGGTGCAGGACGCGGGACTGCCGGCGGACACCACCGGATACCGCTGA
- a CDS encoding MFS transporter gives MVRGREPGPRGLPPASGENHVGCTPQHHHGRAAPQRGPIIVHLKPSAAFAGLAITFAVVMIGTTMPTPMYALYQHELGFSPLVQTVIFAVYAVGVLTALLVTGSWSDQLGRRPVLLAGIALALLSSLVFLFAGPVQVLLAGRVLSGFSAGIFAGAATAAVIEAAPPAWRNRGPAVATVANIGGLGLGAALAGLAVQFLPAPLHLSFAVHAVAVALCGLLVLAAPETVRDRPARPVLRPRALTVPGPVRAVFAISATAGIAGFATIGLFTALSPRIVAEIIGNPNHAVAGLMPLLMLGSSVIAQVVVRDRGTDRTLDAGCVLLVLGAGLVALSVAQESMAELVGGALVAGAGQGMTFATGLAAVNSRVDAQQRAGVTSTYFVVLYLAISVPIIGLGAASQVWDLTIAGIVFCAGVAVLATVALGALQVLKRSTATERDRAAPGPGEREP, from the coding sequence GTGGTCCGGGGCCGGGAGCCCGGCCCCCGTGGGCTGCCGCCCGCGTCCGGCGAGAATCATGTCGGCTGCACCCCGCAACACCACCACGGGCGTGCCGCACCGCAGAGAGGGCCGATCATCGTCCACCTGAAACCGTCCGCCGCATTCGCCGGGCTCGCGATCACGTTCGCCGTGGTCATGATCGGGACGACGATGCCGACCCCGATGTACGCGCTCTACCAGCACGAGCTCGGGTTCTCCCCGCTGGTACAGACGGTGATCTTCGCGGTCTACGCCGTCGGTGTGCTGACGGCGCTGCTGGTCACCGGCAGCTGGTCCGACCAGCTCGGCCGGCGGCCCGTACTGCTCGCCGGGATCGCCCTCGCCCTGCTGAGCAGCCTGGTCTTCCTGTTCGCCGGTCCGGTGCAGGTCCTGCTGGCCGGACGTGTGCTGTCCGGGTTCTCGGCCGGAATCTTCGCCGGAGCCGCGACCGCGGCCGTGATCGAGGCAGCCCCGCCCGCCTGGCGGAATCGTGGTCCCGCGGTCGCGACCGTGGCGAACATCGGCGGACTCGGACTCGGTGCGGCCCTGGCCGGGCTCGCGGTCCAGTTCCTCCCCGCCCCGCTGCACCTGTCCTTCGCGGTGCACGCCGTCGCCGTCGCGCTCTGCGGACTGCTGGTGCTGGCAGCACCGGAGACGGTCCGGGACCGTCCGGCGCGCCCGGTGCTGCGCCCCCGGGCGCTCACGGTCCCGGGCCCGGTGCGGGCGGTCTTCGCGATCTCGGCGACGGCCGGGATCGCCGGGTTCGCGACGATCGGGCTGTTCACCGCGCTCTCCCCGCGGATCGTCGCCGAGATCATCGGAAACCCGAACCACGCCGTCGCCGGGCTCATGCCGCTGCTGATGTTGGGCTCGTCGGTGATCGCGCAGGTCGTCGTCCGCGACCGCGGGACGGATCGGACGCTCGACGCCGGCTGCGTCCTGCTGGTGCTCGGCGCCGGTCTGGTCGCGCTGTCGGTGGCCCAGGAATCGATGGCCGAGCTGGTCGGTGGCGCCCTGGTGGCGGGCGCCGGTCAGGGCATGACGTTCGCCACCGGGCTCGCCGCGGTGAACAGCCGGGTCGACGCCCAGCAGCGGGCAGGGGTCACCTCGACCTACTTCGTGGTGCTCTACCTCGCGATCTCGGTACCGATCATCGGGCTGGGGGCGGCCAGCCAGGTGTGGGATCTGACGATCGCGGGCATCGTGTTCTGTGCAGGGGTGGCGGTGCTCGCGACGGTCGCGCTCGGAGCGCTGCAGGTGCTCAAGCGCAGCACCGCGACCGAGCGCGACCGGGCAGCTCCCGGCCCCGGAGAGCGAGAGCCCTGA
- a CDS encoding class I SAM-dependent methyltransferase, with protein MPDSEAGPPAHDGPYGPTGPAVLERIDLPRGPLTILRPADPDAVRFDAVTHAEGVEELHPPHWARLWPSARGLAATVDRAGPGRLAGRRVLELGCGLGLPSLVAARAGAVPVVATDRSPAAVAWVAANARRSGLRVETAAASFDDRDPLLDATRWDLVLASDVLYGAAAADALTELLPRVTSRRAAVWLADPGRPETPRWLAANKDRWIGRTRPLPDGVDLHVLRRRP; from the coding sequence GTGCCGGACTCCGAGGCCGGGCCGCCCGCCCACGACGGTCCGTACGGGCCGACCGGCCCCGCGGTACTGGAACGGATCGACCTGCCGCGCGGGCCGCTGACGATCCTGCGCCCCGCCGACCCGGACGCGGTCCGGTTCGACGCCGTCACTCACGCCGAGGGGGTCGAGGAGCTGCACCCGCCGCACTGGGCACGGCTGTGGCCCTCGGCGCGGGGGCTCGCCGCCACCGTCGACCGGGCCGGACCGGGCCGGCTGGCCGGACGCCGGGTGCTGGAACTGGGCTGCGGTCTCGGCCTGCCCTCGCTGGTCGCCGCCCGGGCCGGAGCGGTGCCGGTGGTCGCGACCGACCGGTCCCCGGCAGCGGTCGCCTGGGTCGCGGCGAACGCTCGCCGGTCCGGGCTGCGGGTCGAGACCGCCGCCGCATCGTTCGACGACCGGGACCCGCTGCTCGACGCGACCCGCTGGGATCTGGTGCTCGCCTCGGACGTGCTCTACGGCGCGGCCGCCGCCGACGCCCTCACCGAGCTGCTCCCCCGGGTGACCAGCAGGCGGGCCGCGGTGTGGCTGGCCGATCCCGGCCGCCCGGAGACGCCACGCTGGCTGGCGGCGAACAAGGACCGGTGGATCGGGCGGACCCGGCCGCTGCCCGACGGGGTGGATCTGCACGTGCTGCGCCGACGTCCGTGA
- a CDS encoding amidohydrolase yields the protein MTPVLLRSVRPLLPGCDALGEPVDVLLSGQRVVAVGPGLDPGWAEIVECDGRALLPGLWDHHVHMAQWSLARRRLDLSGARSAADCAALVADRIAADPPAPGEVLIGFGFRDALWPDEAHRSLLDAVSVSAAGDVPVVLVSGDLHQGWLNGAAAARFGHRGHPTGRIRESEFFAITVALQDVPAEVLDGFVAEAVRAASARGVVGIVDFEAPWSLPDWRRRIDAGVTGLRVEASVWPDRLEEMIATGLRSGDVVEGSGGLLTAGPLKVITDGSLNTRTAYCYDPYPAPPGVVLDHPCGLLVVPPGELRPLLARAHGAGLTAALHAIGDHANTLVLDAFAGTGARGRIEHAQLLTDDDVPRFADLGLIASVQPEHALDDRDVADRLWAGRTGRAFAFASLHRAGARLALGSDAPVAPLDPWIALAAAVHRSADDRERWHPEQEIGRATALGASFGVVPGSAAAVTEGARADLVLTDLDPASCDPAALRAMPVAGTLVGGRWTHRTGI from the coding sequence ATGACGCCGGTGCTGCTGCGCTCGGTCCGTCCGCTGCTGCCCGGCTGCGACGCACTCGGCGAGCCGGTGGACGTGCTGCTGTCCGGGCAGCGGGTGGTGGCCGTCGGTCCGGGCCTGGATCCCGGCTGGGCCGAGATCGTCGAGTGCGACGGCCGCGCCCTGCTGCCCGGGCTGTGGGACCACCACGTGCACATGGCCCAGTGGTCGCTCGCCCGGCGCAGGCTCGACCTGTCCGGGGCCCGGTCGGCGGCGGACTGCGCCGCGCTGGTGGCCGACCGGATCGCCGCGGACCCGCCGGCGCCCGGGGAGGTCCTGATCGGGTTCGGCTTCCGGGACGCGCTGTGGCCCGACGAGGCGCACCGCTCGCTGCTCGATGCCGTGTCGGTCTCGGCGGCCGGTGACGTCCCGGTCGTGCTGGTCTCCGGTGACCTGCACCAGGGCTGGCTGAACGGGGCCGCCGCGGCCCGCTTCGGGCATCGGGGGCACCCGACCGGACGGATCCGCGAGTCGGAGTTCTTCGCGATCACCGTCGCCCTGCAGGACGTCCCGGCCGAGGTACTCGACGGGTTCGTCGCCGAGGCGGTGCGGGCGGCGTCGGCCCGCGGGGTCGTCGGGATCGTGGATTTCGAGGCGCCGTGGTCGCTGCCGGACTGGCGGCGCCGGATCGACGCCGGGGTGACCGGGCTGCGCGTCGAGGCGTCGGTCTGGCCGGACCGGCTGGAGGAGATGATCGCGACCGGCCTGCGTTCCGGCGACGTCGTCGAGGGCTCGGGCGGGCTGCTGACCGCTGGCCCGCTGAAGGTGATCACCGACGGATCGCTGAACACCCGCACCGCGTACTGCTACGACCCCTACCCCGCGCCGCCGGGAGTGGTCCTCGACCATCCGTGCGGCCTGCTGGTCGTGCCGCCCGGCGAGCTGCGGCCGCTGCTCGCCCGGGCACACGGGGCGGGGCTCACCGCGGCCCTGCACGCGATCGGTGACCACGCGAACACCCTGGTGCTGGACGCGTTCGCCGGTACCGGGGCGCGCGGCCGGATCGAGCACGCGCAGCTGCTCACCGACGACGACGTGCCCCGCTTCGCCGATCTCGGCCTGATCGCGAGTGTGCAGCCCGAGCACGCGCTGGACGACCGGGACGTCGCCGACCGGCTGTGGGCCGGCCGCACCGGGCGGGCGTTCGCGTTCGCCTCGCTGCACCGGGCCGGTGCCCGCCTCGCGCTCGGCTCGGACGCCCCGGTCGCCCCGCTCGATCCGTGGATCGCGCTGGCCGCGGCGGTGCACCGGTCGGCCGACGACCGGGAGCGCTGGCATCCCGAGCAGGAGATCGGGCGGGCCACCGCGCTCGGCGCGTCGTTCGGCGTCGTGCCCGGCTCGGCCGCCGCCGTCACCGAGGGGGCCCGCGCCGACCTGGTGCTCACCGACCTGGATCCGGCCTCCTGCGATCCGGCGGCCCTGCGGGCGATGCCGGTCGCCGGGACGCTCGTCGGGGGCCGGTGGACGCACCGGACCGGGATCTGA